AAACCTTTACAATTCTACCACCATCAACATAAACCCTTAGACCACAGGTATCGTAACAGTCCCTGGGACAGCCGATTAGGAACATGGTAAAGCACCTAGCAATACATGTAGCTATGCCAAGTTTAACTAGAAAAGCTTTGCTTTTTAACAATTTAGTAGTTGAATCACTACTGTGAAAAACGTTTTTAGTTTTTGTAAAGTGTTGGAAATTGTGAATAGGTGTTGGGCTGCGATTTGGCATAGCAGCTCTTGTTTTTATGTGGTGAGAAACGCTTTGAGGGAATATCTTGTTACTGTGTCTGGCGAGGTTGTGTTGAAGTCTAGTAGGACAAGACCAAGATTTTTCAATGCCTTGGCTAGAAGTATTCGCGATGCTGTTTCGAGATCTGGTGGCAAGGTAGTTGATTTGAGTGTTGTTGAGGCTAAGATTTATCTTGTTACAGATGTTGATGTCTCTAACACCGTTTCAAAGGTTTTTGGTGTTCATAGAGTTGGCGAGGTTTTGAGCTATACATTCAATGATTTAAGTGATTTGGTTAAGTGGATTGCTGAAAACGCCAAGAGCTTTGTTGTTGGTAAAAGATTTGCTGTTAGAGTTAAGAGAAGCGGTAGTCACAACTTCACATCACTTGATGTTGCTAGAGAAGCTGGTGCTCTTTTAAAGCCTTTCTCATCTGGTGTTGATCTCAATAATCCAGAGGTTGTTGTTGAGGTTGAGGTTAGGGGTCAGAAAGCATTTCTATACAAAAACTCTGTTAAGGGTCCTGGAGGGTTTCCAGTTGGTGTTGAGGGAAAGGCTCTTGTCATGTTCTCAGGTGGTTTTGATTCTCCTATTGCTGCTTGGTATGCTGCTAAAAGAGGTGTTGAAATAGATTTTCTACACTTCATTCTAGGACCTCTTCAATCAACTTACTACGCCTTCAACGTTGCTAAAAAGCTTTCATATGATTGGCTCTATGGCTACAGCCCAAAGTTTATAGCAATAGACTTTAGAGATGTTGTGAAGGAGATTGTAAAAAATGTTGAGTGGAGCTATAGACAAGTTGCTTTAAGAACGCTTATGTACATAGCAGCTCAGAAAATTGCTAGTGAGCTTGGCTACAACGCTATTGTTACTGGAGAATCTCTTGGGCAAGCATCAAGCCAAACACTGAAAAACTTAGAGGCTATAGAAAGCTATTTGAAGCCTTCAAAACCTATTCTAAGACCATTGATAGGATTTGACAAGGAGGAGATAATAGATTTTTCAAAGAAGCTTGGACTCTACGAGCTTTCAGCAAAAGTTGTTGAGGCATGTGCAATAGCCCCAACAAAAGTTGTTACAGCATCAACACTAGAAAACCTTTCCGAGAAGCTGAAAAGTCTTGATCTGTCCATTGTTGACAAAGCTTTGAATAGTAGAATAGTTGTTAATGTGCTAAAGGCAAATCCAGAGAGTGTAATACCTGAAACAGATATTGAAATAGATTTCATACCAAGCAACGCTATTGTTATAGATGCTAGAAGCAGTGAAAAAGTTTTTGAAGAGCCAATAGCAAATGCTATTCCACTTAGCAAAGCAGACTTCTCCAACATGCCTATGGACAAGCCCATAGTTATTGTATGTGAAACTGGTGCTCTAAGCTATGTTATTGCTAAGGAGCTTAGGGAAAAGGGTTTAAAAGCCTATAGCCTAAGGGGTGGGGCAAAAACATGCAGAATTTATGCAGAAAAGTCTTCGGCTATGCAATGATTTTCCACGTCTTGGTTTTTCTACTTCTAACAACAGTTATCGAAGCACCTGTTATTTTTGGATGTGTAACATATTTTTCAATGCTATAACCTCTTTCCTTAAGCTCTTCAGCAACAATATTTGAGATTTTAACACATTTTCTATAGCTGTACTCGTATAATCCATATACCATTGGCCCCCAAACACTTTTCCCAACACTCTTCAAACCATATTTACTCAGCAAATTGATTACATGATCTGTTTCCTCACAGTTTATAGAAACATCGAAAAACTTTTCAAAAGCATCTACAACAAGCTTTTGAAATTTCTGCAAACCAGCTGCAAAAACATTGAAGTCCTTTTTTGCAATAGCTGGTAGTATGTAGTGTAAAACTGTTTTGTAAAGCTCAATCTGAACATCTTTTGGTATTTGCCTTGGGTCCTCCAAAACCTTTTCAGAGTACTCCCCCAATCCACAGTTCTTCGCATTTTTAACTATGAAGATGTTGAATATCCACCCTCTTGGCACTCTCTGTCTGTATATCGCATATGGAATATCGTCAACAGTTGAAGGAGGAGGCACAAAACCATTTTGGGAAACAACTCTTCCAGAATCGATTATGAATCCTCCAAGCTCGAAAGAAGCTACACCAATTCCTGAGAACCTTCCCCTACCAACTCTATAGGCAACCTGTCTAACATCGAGTCCAAGGTCATAGAGAAGAGATATTGCATAGCCAAGTGATAGTGCTAGCTGTGTTGTTAAGCCAAGTCCAACATGTCTAGTATAGACATCAACAATTTCTATAATAACATCCCTAATCCCAAGACCCTCAACAACCTTATTTACAACATCAGAAACATCAATGTTTGTCTTATTCTCTACTTTAAACTCATAAGATTTATAAACTCTAACAATAACTTTTGGATTATCAATAGCTATCCCAGCCCCACCCCATGCAACATTATCAGATAAGAAGTTGTAAAAGCCAAAGTGAAGCCTAGCTGAAGAAGCCACTGTAACACTTTCAACCTCTCTCTCACTCATAGCATCTCCCAATATATAGATACAATATGTAGTGTTACTAAAAACTTATAGTTAATATAGATGGTAGAAAAGAAATTCCTGTGATGACGACATGATGCAGACAACTCATTGGTTAACTAAATCAGTTGAAATATCAAGAAAAGTGTTATCGGTGCTAGTACTTGCAGCCATATATGCTGCTCTTGTCATAGGTCTTCAACCAATTAGCTTTGGACCAATACAGTTTCGAGTAGCAGATATTTTATCGCCTATAACATATGTTACTGGCCTTGAAGGTGTTGCTGGTCTAACACTAGGCACTTTAATAGGAAATATTGTATCGCCTTATGGCGTATTAGACATGGTTATAGGAACTCTATGCACCTTTACTTATAGTATTGTAAACTGGTTGCTTGGAAAGCTAGTTGGCTATAGAAAAAAGTTATTACCTATAATAGCGGTTTTAGATGCTACTATTGTTGGATTTGACATAGGATTTATTTTGCTTGGTTTGATATTCCGAGCTGGTAACCCCCTACAGCTGTTTATACTAGTGTTTACAGGAAATGTTGTAGCTACAATGATAGGTGCTCTTTTGCTTGTTCCAAGGGTTAGAAAGTATTTTTCTCAAAACTTATAACAAGGTGTTTAAGTAAATTCAAGACACTTTAGTTAAAGATTATCAACTTTTAAGCTAGTGACAGGCAATGGTTTTTGCAGTGTGATAAGACATTGATTATTGAAACAAGAAATCTTAGTGTTTTCTTTGGAAACAAGGTGGTGCTTAGAAACATTACAACAAGTTTCGGTAGTGGTGTTCACATTGTTTTGGGTAGAAATGGTGCTGGAAAAACAACTTTTTTGAGGGCGTTGGCAAATCTTGTTAAGTTTGATGGTGATGTTCTTGTTGGTGGGAGGAGTATTAAAAGTTTTAGCAGAAAAGAGATTGCTAAGCTTATTGGCTATTGCTGGCAAAACCCATACTACGGCTTTATAGAGGTAACTGTTGAGGATGAGATAAAGGCTATAACGAGGATACTTGGTGTTGATGGTAACTGGGAAGTTGTTGAGTTGCTTGTTCCAAAAGAGCTTATGGGTAGAGACCCATCAACTTTGAGTGGTGGTGAGGCGAAGAGAGTTTCAATGGCCTCTATTCTAGTGGCTGACCAGCCGATATGGCTTCTCGACGAGCCATTTACATATCTGGACAGAGATGGTGTTGAGGCAATTATTAAGCTTGTTAACTATGGGAGGAGAAGAGGAAAAACAATTATTGTAACTCTTCACGAAATCTTCTATGCAAGTCTCCTCAAACCCGATACATACACAATCATAGATGGTGGAATAGTGAAATTCAGTGGTAAGTGGAATAGTCTAAGCGATGATGAGCTTATTGAATCAGGTCTTGTTCCAAGGGGTGTTATATGTGATAGTGTCTGTGGTTCAAGAGGTTTTGGAGTACAGGTTTAGAGCTTCGAAATATCTGCTTTCAAAACAGTTTCTATTTGCAAAAGCAGCTCTCTTCATAGCTTCAATAGCTATTCCATTGACAACAAAATTGATAGTGTCAACAGCTTTCGCAGCTTGTCTTGTAATACTCGTAGCTGTTCTGGGCTTGAGGAAAACAGCTTTGTACATAGCATCATCAGCCATGTTTCTGTACTTAACAATGGTTGCAATAGCTTTTTTGCTTGGTGGAAGCATAGAGAGTGTTACCAAGGCAACAATACTAGCAGCTTCATCACTATCATCAATATTGTTGATCGCTTCTACGACAAACCCCTCGATGCTTAGAAAATGGACATTGCCATACCTGTTTTTAGTAATATTTATGAACACATTGAGAGAAGTCATAGATATTTCAACTGCTTACAGAGCTAAGGGAGCTGGAGAGCTGAGATACATTCTTCATGTGGTTATAGCCTCAATGACTTTGGCAATAGCAAAAACAAATGCATTGGCCGATTCTCTCAAAGCAAGAGGAATTGAGGTTAAGTAACACATTGTCAGTTGATTCAAAAGAGATTTGAAACCTAGCTAACATACTCATATACTAGATCCACAGTTTCTTGAAATTCCTTCGATCTTCTATCCCTTGGTCTTCTAAGCTTAACCTCAACTATTTTAGATATTCTTGCTGGTCTGGGGGTTAAAATAACTATTTTATCAGCCATTAGAACAGCTTCCTCAACGTTGTGAGTAACCATGACAATGCCCCTAACTGTTGTGACTCCAGAAAGCCACAAATCCAATATTTCTGCTCTCAAAGCCTCAGCTGTTAACGGGTCTAGTTGTGAAAATGGCTCGTCCATTAAAAGAATTGTTGGTTCAACAACAAGAGCTCTAGCAATGTTCACTCTTTGTCTCATTCCACCGCTTAGCTCATGTGGATAGAAATCCTCGAATCCATGCAAACCAACTAGGGATAGATACTTCAAAGCCTTTTCCCTAGCAACCCTCTTATCAACTCCTTTCGCAATTAGTGGCAATGCAACATTGTCTATTACTGTTAGCCATGGTAAAAGCGTTGGGGATTGAAAAACAAATCCATATGTTACACTACCATGGTATTTCACCTCACCCTCATCAACTTTCTCAACACCTGCTATAATTCTAAGCAGTGTTGATTTTCCACATCCAGATGGGCCTAGAATAGCTATGAACTCTTCGCCAATATCAAGAGAAATCCCATCTAACACTCTTAGAACCTTGCCTTTTTCGCCAAAGCTTTTAACAATATTTATAAGACTTACAAGAGTTGCCATGACTACTCAACCAAAAAAGATTTTTCAACTTGTTTAAGTATTCTAGACCATACAACCTTGTTTAAAACAGCTATCGCTAAAGACCATAGCAAAACAGTGTAGAGAACAAGATCAAATCTTCCCTCATCCGCATATTTGCTTAGCATTGAGCCAACACCACCAAGATCAACAACACCAGTTGCACTAGCAAAGTACTCTGCAACTATTGTAGCATTCCATGCACCACCCCACGCACTTAAAGCACCTGATGCTATTGAAGGCATTAGAGATGGTATTAATATGTATCTAAAGTAGTTAAACCCTTTAACACCATATATCTTGGCAAGATCGAGAATTTCGCTACGAATCTTTGGAACACCAAATAGAATTACACTAAAAAATTCATACCATAGAGACCCCTGAAGAAATACTATGAAAGATACAACCCAGGGCAAAGTGCTTATTAGTGGTGATAGAAGAGGCCACCAAATTATTGCTGGTATAGAAGCCAGAAACTCACCTGCAATGGCTATTGCTGGTCCCCACCTCCTAACTAGTGCAAGATAGGCAATGCCAATTGTTAAAACAAAGGAAAGCAAAACTATTAGTGAAACCCTGGCAAGAGACAATAAAAAGTTGTACACAAAATTGAGTATAGGGAAATAATCTATTTGAATACTTACAAACATGTTCAAGTGCATTAGCATTGCTGTTAACGTAAATACCAAGACAATTGCAGAATGCACACCAATTTTTCTCGATTCAAGCTTTATTCCAAGCCATGTTAGAAAGCTCCAAATGGATGAAACAAGTTTGTAGATGTAGTAAAAGGGTTTGCTATATGCTGGCAGTAGATATTGTTGAGAAGCAAAGTTTGTTGCTGGATTGAATATCAAAATATAGGAGATTATTATGATTATGAAAAGAGCTGATAGGGTTATGTAA
The DNA window shown above is from Ignisphaera cupida and carries:
- the thiI gene encoding tRNA uracil 4-sulfurtransferase ThiI; this translates as MREYLVTVSGEVVLKSSRTRPRFFNALARSIRDAVSRSGGKVVDLSVVEAKIYLVTDVDVSNTVSKVFGVHRVGEVLSYTFNDLSDLVKWIAENAKSFVVGKRFAVRVKRSGSHNFTSLDVAREAGALLKPFSSGVDLNNPEVVVEVEVRGQKAFLYKNSVKGPGGFPVGVEGKALVMFSGGFDSPIAAWYAAKRGVEIDFLHFILGPLQSTYYAFNVAKKLSYDWLYGYSPKFIAIDFRDVVKEIVKNVEWSYRQVALRTLMYIAAQKIASELGYNAIVTGESLGQASSQTLKNLEAIESYLKPSKPILRPLIGFDKEEIIDFSKKLGLYELSAKVVEACAIAPTKVVTASTLENLSEKLKSLDLSIVDKALNSRIVVNVLKANPESVIPETDIEIDFIPSNAIVIDARSSEKVFEEPIANAIPLSKADFSNMPMDKPIVIVCETGALSYVIAKELREKGLKAYSLRGGAKTCRIYAEKSSAMQ
- a CDS encoding beta-ribofuranosylaminobenzene 5'-phosphate synthase family protein; this translates as MSEREVESVTVASSARLHFGFYNFLSDNVAWGGAGIAIDNPKVIVRVYKSYEFKVENKTNIDVSDVVNKVVEGLGIRDVIIEIVDVYTRHVGLGLTTQLALSLGYAISLLYDLGLDVRQVAYRVGRGRFSGIGVASFELGGFIIDSGRVVSQNGFVPPPSTVDDIPYAIYRQRVPRGWIFNIFIVKNAKNCGLGEYSEKVLEDPRQIPKDVQIELYKTVLHYILPAIAKKDFNVFAAGLQKFQKLVVDAFEKFFDVSINCEETDHVINLLSKYGLKSVGKSVWGPMVYGLYEYSYRKCVKISNIVAEELKERGYSIEKYVTHPKITGASITVVRSRKTKTWKIIA
- a CDS encoding QueT transporter family protein, encoding MQTTHWLTKSVEISRKVLSVLVLAAIYAALVIGLQPISFGPIQFRVADILSPITYVTGLEGVAGLTLGTLIGNIVSPYGVLDMVIGTLCTFTYSIVNWLLGKLVGYRKKLLPIIAVLDATIVGFDIGFILLGLIFRAGNPLQLFILVFTGNVVATMIGALLLVPRVRKYFSQNL
- a CDS encoding ABC transporter ATP-binding protein — encoded protein: MIIETRNLSVFFGNKVVLRNITTSFGSGVHIVLGRNGAGKTTFLRALANLVKFDGDVLVGGRSIKSFSRKEIAKLIGYCWQNPYYGFIEVTVEDEIKAITRILGVDGNWEVVELLVPKELMGRDPSTLSGGEAKRVSMASILVADQPIWLLDEPFTYLDRDGVEAIIKLVNYGRRRGKTIIVTLHEIFYASLLKPDTYTIIDGGIVKFSGKWNSLSDDELIESGLVPRGVICDSVCGSRGFGVQV
- a CDS encoding ABC transporter ATP-binding protein, producing the protein MATLVSLINIVKSFGEKGKVLRVLDGISLDIGEEFIAILGPSGCGKSTLLRIIAGVEKVDEGEVKYHGSVTYGFVFQSPTLLPWLTVIDNVALPLIAKGVDKRVAREKALKYLSLVGLHGFEDFYPHELSGGMRQRVNIARALVVEPTILLMDEPFSQLDPLTAEALRAEILDLWLSGVTTVRGIVMVTHNVEEAVLMADKIVILTPRPARISKIVEVKLRRPRDRRSKEFQETVDLVYEYVS
- a CDS encoding ABC transporter permease subunit; the protein is MLLLLACLASFGRMVSAYIISLFVAISIGISMARRKAVESILLPVLDILQSIPILGFFPIAIVVFATVLPRSIGLELAAVFLIVTSLLWNMIFGVYTAIKSLDPSLFTMASVYKMGLFSRLAYIYVPAARAAIAANSIISWAGGWFFLTSAEVIATGSEEYKLFGIGSLIMDFYSSGKTVEFYITLSALFIIIIISYILIFNPATNFASQQYLLPAYSKPFYYIYKLVSSIWSFLTWLGIKLESRKIGVHSAIVLVFTLTAMLMHLNMFVSIQIDYFPILNFVYNFLLSLARVSLIVLLSFVLTIGIAYLALVRRWGPAIAIAGEFLASIPAIIWWPLLSPLISTLPWVVSFIVFLQGSLWYEFFSVILFGVPKIRSEILDLAKIYGVKGFNYFRYILIPSLMPSIASGALSAWGGAWNATIVAEYFASATGVVDLGGVGSMLSKYADEGRFDLVLYTVLLWSLAIAVLNKVVWSRILKQVEKSFLVE